In the genome of Hevea brasiliensis isolate MT/VB/25A 57/8 chromosome 14, ASM3005281v1, whole genome shotgun sequence, the window TTACAGATTCAAATTTATAAAGACTACTGGCCAAATGAACTAAGAAATCAAAGGGTCGTGGCTAAATTACATCTGGGGCCAAAATTTTTGATCTCTTAGTATTTAAGTGGGCTAAAGTTGGTTGGAAGAGGTTCTTTCTGTCACTCCAAGATCTTAGAGGTAGTAGGCTAACTCTTGTGTCTTCTGAGTGGGATATTACATTGGGCCAAGATCTCTTAGAGCCCACAATTAAAGCCCCAGACCCGGAAGGCAGCTCTCTCGTGTCAGATGTCACACCATATCTTCCTCCTTTCTTTTGCTCTCCTTTCAACGCTGTTGGTTCTGCCTCGTTACTGTTCTGCTTTGCTGGGTCATTTCTCTTGCTCTTTTTCGTGGTTgctgtgaaggagcggaagcatgaaaaacataagttcagatcattgaatttaaaaatttttcatctagggtcacatgcatcatgaaagattcatttttatctatttgatttcaatgataagcagcatattaaaactcttttaatatatttttggatctacatttgttatttaagattttagaattaacagattaattcattagaactctaaattaatcaagaacaagtgcactaatcttttttatgcactgcagtgtgtttggaacctttgggatgcacttaggacaccagatgttgtccctctagcttgtccacaccaagatcaccattgGCAGCCCCTTGAGcagcttctaaaacttttccaatcaattagaaaatcaagttttgcctagagattacagatgtaaacaggacactagaaacaatttctagtattttaatcCAAGAGATTGTtgacaaatctctttgaattgatgagagatgaagaagaagagaagaagaacactccaagggtggcggcaccaagagaATACAACAGCTTGTTTTTTtactctttcatccttacacttatatagctaggtcaccatttaaaactcttaccacatgtcaccttctgattggctctaggtttaattgacccaatcacattgtgccaagtgtcaaacctatattcaatcttgactttgatcatcttacatgattaaaagacatatggcaagcttatgtatagtgccatgtgtcaacatctcatggtaacacatgtcaccctgtgaaatgaccaaaatatccttgtgtcttaattttgaattctcaatccaaaataattatttcttttcttctaatcaatttatttcaaatataaattaattaattaatctctattaattaatttttaataattaaattcatatttaaacattttaaatataaatttaacttataatatatatccaataacctagatttagtttcaagtaatgctagggactttgcaatctaattgcaaaccaaacctatttaattaatcaattaaactctttaattaattaattaaatcatatttaatttggtgattacttgtgtatatgtgtaacTTACGAGGctaatcactaattggcaatgagatatgatatcaactcttaatatcatcagaactctttcttaccataaatgatttctctaaatcattttatgcacctcacaaaccatggttaacatctagcatagcatgccatggctacccaattagtaataaggtttaccttaaatgaacctataatcatatattaccatgcactagaatctctctattacaaaatctcaattcagtgaagtcatgttttatgtcaaaccccatttgctatgaatattatgttctcttttaatacagttcttgattaaaagattttctcatgaaactcttttacgattaaatctatctgtcgacgaaacttaaaacatcaagaacaattaaatgaacataggatttatccatatttacttaggtagcagattccatcttgatcgacACACCTCCATAAatagctagtaggagccaacacatgcccatatacctatacacggtacaagtatgaaagcgatatcaaactcaaaccacctatatacaagataagctgtaccatcttaggtctaaagattatatgcattgatatgatttatgacaatgcattgacaagagtaaactccatgtgcttgtcataaatgtcctagttgacctacttatcatgtataagtgcctatcatgtttgttatatggcatgagactcaccattccatcttatttacatcttatataaataacttaggaacaaacatgattacaatctttctggataagtcatatccttattgtgaagtatactcgattgtgaacctatttatgatactttgtgctagaaatactgtcactcatattcttaacaacttaaaaatagaatttctaacaaaatatcaatggacattttctattacacataaatatattatataagcgAAAagagaaaatgccttttattaataaaatatgtaaaagataaatactaaatgatatgctctaaggcatactactaacatgctgGTGATATAGCGGGGACATCAATCATAGAggatgaaagacttaagggactATTTTCGAAAATATGGTTTGAATTGGGAAGTGTGGATTGAACAGAAGGTATGGGCGAAACTGACATGGTGGTTCTTGTATCGGAATTTCGGCTACTTCTTTGAACAAGGTTTAATGAGGGTTAGCGATTGGGGTGTTACGGATGGGTAGCTTGACTTGGAGGGTGGGGCGCGCCACTTGTAAAGGGTTGGCTTGAGAGCGATGGGTGAGTAAGCTGGAATAAGGGATAAGCCTTTTAAGGGCCGACATTTGGATGTAATCTTTGGGCAGTTGATTTCTTGGGGAACGTCTGGTCATCCTAATTTATTTTCCTTCTTCTCTAACACGGTCTATTCAGGTTATACGGATATAGGCAAAGGGTTTTATAAGGTGTATTCGGATGATTTTAACAAAATTTACGCGAATGAGGTCGATTTTTGTAAGAAATTAGGGTTGAGGTTGGATAGTGCAGGGAGGCAGGTGATGGGGAATTTGGGGAGTCTGTATGGGCGGGTTCTGACGTTTTATAATTCTTGGTTAGGGTTTTGTGCGGTAATGGATTTTTGTTGGGTGGATCGATGCGATGTGATGGCCAGGCCAAATCGGAAATCAAGGAGGGTGATAGAGGAGGAGAACAAGAAGTTGAGGAAAAGGCCAAGAGGAGTATAATGAGATGGTGAGGGTTGGCGGAATTTGTGAAGAAGAGGGGTAAAAGAGTGATTGATATGATGGTTAAGAAAAATGCGGAGTTGGAGAAAAAGAAAGAGGAGGAGAGGGAGAGGAAGAAGAAGTTGgagagagagaaaatggagagagttAGAGCATATGAGGAACCGGAGTGGGCAAGAGTGAATGAAGAGGATGTGGAGGAGGTGGCGGGGTTTGAGGAGGAAGGAAAGGGTAAGAAGGGGAATGGAGGGAAAGAGTTGTATTGCGTGGTGTGTGGAAAAAAGTTTAAGAGTGAGAAGCAATGGAAGAATCATGAGCAGTCGAAGAAGCATAAGGAGAAGGTGGCTGAGTTCAGGGAGTCATTTGGGGATGATGAAGAAGAGACAATAGAAGATTTTGAGGAGGATGAACAAGGAAACAATGAAGAAATGGTTAACAATGTTGTGAGGTAAATCACGAGGTTTAGAGAGGATTTCACGATAAGGAAGAGAATGGGGTTGAGAATGCAGAATTGTGAGATGAGGAAGATGGGTTCTTTGATGTTGAGGACGGTGATGAGGTGGAAGGATTTGATATGGCAGATGGGAATGTTGATGATGATGAGGTTGAGGATGAGGATGGCAGATGGGAATTTTGCTGCTACAGTCTCTCGAAGTTGAACACGCGCATTAGCAAATGAACAAGTTGGCACCACCTGGTTTTCTAGCctacatataaataaataatgaaaGAGATATATTGGAATAATGTAATTGTTGAAgcatacaaaaaaataaaaaataaaaaatgaaaactaCAAGAACTTCATTTATTTGTCATTTGTCATACTGCCATACATCTTGTCAACTAAATTGGCGAACCACCGAAAGTACCTTGACCTGTGGCAGTCCACGTTTTTGTGATAGGTTAAGAGTTTAGAATTGACAACACATAGTAAATTATTTCCTTGTAACATTTATGCAGAGATGTGAGAGAGGAAAACATGTGGAACTGAAATTTCCGGGTATTCCAAAATCTTATAACAATGATTTGATTTACAATTTGAAAGTTCAAATGAGATTATTTACCTCAAGATCAGTTGCACCATCACCAATCATAACCAGAGCCTTGTACCCATGAACCCGGTTTATCATCATAATCAGCTTTAGATGAACTCTTAGAAACCATACAAGAAACTAATAGCTAATAGACCAACCTTCCTTATCTGCTGCACTGCAGTTGCTTTTCCTCCACTTCTTGAAGTAGGCTCATTTGCATCAAACCCTAGAAACTCCCCCAAACTTCCAAAAAGCAATTGGTTAGCAAAAATATTTTCAGGCGGAATCCCAAGGATGGATGCAACAGGCTGCAAGGAAGTTGTTTGACAACACTAACAGAATGATATCTAATTTATCTCATACAGACAGCCACCAAACTAGAAAGCAAAGTTTTCAGCTCCAAATCCAAATGATGATAATAATCTTCAGTTAAAATACAACATAAGACTTTTTGAGATTTTTATACATAAGCCTTTTGAATTTTCCTAGGTTGATAGCATTTTATTATTTGAAAAGTGAAGTATAATATTGAACATATATGATAGAATTATTAATACACTGATTAGATAATTGTTCTTTTACACTTCCACAAATGCTGTAGCACAAAATCACAGAGCTCTTCCACAAAAATCCTGTGCACTAATTcgttataataattataaaaactcCATAGAAATGTTATTATTGATAGTAAAGATCTTCCTTTAAACTACATGTAATAGTTTTATATGGTTATCATGTTAGTGTAAGCACTTTATTATAAGTTTACAATTTAAAGTGAAAATGTCTGATAAATGATTATAAGACAGAGAAAGAAGcaacaaaacaaaataaaaattttaatgcaGTAACATACATTGATCATTTGACGAAAGCCTCCAAAGATCAAATAAACATTAGTATTTTTAGCCTTCAGCTTCTTGACCAACTCATCTATGCCAGGAGAGATCCTACATAATAGGAAACAGAAATAATGaagattcttcaaattttgatttAACTCGAATTACCATAGGAAAGGGATATTAGGAAGTAATCAAAAGATATTGAATGAAAGAAGTAACAAGTCCTTCTCATGCATCAGGTGGCAAAACAAAAATTTGAATTGAATAAGTtacaaaacaaaatttaaaaatagttggagataaaataaaagaactcaTCAAGATGATGCACACACTCTACTCAAATAAGATATTAGTAATTTAATCCAAATAAAGTGCTAAATTAACAGCTTACCTATTATCAGGAAGTCTACTAAGCATAATAAGTAAGGAACGGCATACACCCAGAATTTGAAGTACACTAAGATTAAACATTAAATCATGAACCACCTTTGCTCTGAACTAGACACGAATGAATAActaaaaaattaatcaataaaaacACAGCTTTTTTGTTCCTCATgaataaaattttagtttaggTCCATGTTCAATGAAAAATAGCCAATAACTTGTCATGAATTCCAATataaagtaagcatgtaacagccaaataaaaaaaaaataacttttaaccaaatagaaatataaaaaatacaaGGCTTGGGCAGAAATATTAGAAAAGAGAGGACAAAAAGGATGATGGAAATAACTTGGGTTGGAGTAATAATAAGGGGTTTAATCTCTTAATATGTCATGAATAATATCAATGTAGACAGGAAAGAGTGAAGGAAAATGATCCATATGGCCACCTCAATTAGTTTGAGATTTAAATTTCGTTGAGTTGAATTTAAATGTCAAATAGATGCTATGCAAACCACAAATTGATATACAGGTAGACAATATTCCACGAAATGAGGCATGTATTAGCTTAATGAAAAATCCTTTTCATGGGATAGTAAAACAgattaaaaaagaagaaaaaaagagatACATCAAGGGAATGGGATACTTCACCGTGTTCTATGGCATGTATTATGCGTTGATTGTGTTTTTGCAACTTCCATAAAAATATCTTTCAATTAAAAGAAACAAATTAAAGCATGATTAAGGAGTTAACCTACTTTGGGGGCCTCTTCTCAAGAAAATCTTGGACCTGAGATAAGGAAGGTTTGAATAGAGAAAGTATGGCTGCCAAGGCCTCCTCAAAAGGAACAGAACCACCCATTGCTCTGGCAAAAT includes:
- the LOC131173427 gene encoding phosphoserine phosphatase, chloroplastic-like, yielding MFNLSVLQILGVCRSLLIMLSRLPDNRISPGIDELVKKLKAKNTNVYLIFGGFRQMINPVASILGIPPENIFANQLLFGSLGEFLGFDANEPTSRSGGKATAVQQIRKLIMMINRVHGYKALVMIGDGATDLEVKVLSVVRQFS